The following coding sequences lie in one Bacteroidota bacterium genomic window:
- a CDS encoding toxin-antitoxin system YwqK family antitoxin, giving the protein MHFSNGKSFLFLGLLFALLATVPVYGNSGGDSLLMDGRMFFGKLSEGKPVGNWIAYHANGQVAEWRHYVNGLADGPTIVLDRYGYLVSQGFYLKGEKHGKWLYFRAGGRITGEENFANGILEGWKISYYDNGAIREKAHYSNNLRQGTTFWMDEKGNPIAEYTYAGDRFHGVQRTWYPNGQLKSESNFANNLLHGLHREYYDNGNPRIAGEYVNGRKTGRWVEWNSDGSLRKEELLPE; this is encoded by the coding sequence ATGCACTTTTCCAACGGTAAATCCTTTTTGTTCTTAGGCTTGTTGTTTGCTCTCCTTGCAACTGTGCCGGTTTATGGCAATTCCGGAGGCGACAGCCTATTGATGGACGGCAGGATGTTTTTCGGGAAGTTGTCCGAAGGTAAACCTGTGGGCAACTGGATTGCTTACCATGCCAATGGCCAGGTGGCGGAATGGCGGCACTATGTGAACGGTTTGGCCGATGGCCCGACCATTGTGCTCGATCGATACGGATACCTGGTTTCGCAAGGTTTCTACCTGAAGGGAGAAAAGCATGGAAAGTGGCTTTATTTCCGGGCAGGAGGCCGGATAACGGGTGAGGAAAATTTTGCCAACGGCATACTTGAGGGCTGGAAGATAAGCTATTACGACAACGGCGCCATCCGCGAAAAGGCGCATTACAGCAATAACCTCCGCCAAGGCACTACCTTCTGGATGGATGAAAAAGGCAATCCGATTGCTGAATATACATACGCCGGAGACCGGTTTCATGGCGTGCAGCGCACGTGGTACCCCAACGGACAGCTGAAAAGTGAAAGCAATTTTGCCAACAACCTTCTGCATGGCCTGCATAGGGAATATTATGACAACGGGAATCCACGCATCGCGGGCGAATACGTCAATGGCCGTAAAACCGGTAGATGGGTGGAATGGAATTCCGACGGAAGCCTACGCAAAGAGGAGTTGCTTCCTGAATAA
- the ftcD gene encoding glutamate formimidoyltransferase codes for MMQQLIECVPNFSEGRDMGIIRQITAQIESVEGVSLLDVDPGAATNRTVVTFVGTPDEVLEAAFRAVKKAAELIDMRRHKGEHPRMGATDVCPFIPVANISMEEVAALARKLAERIGNELGIPVYCYENAAFKPERRNLANCRAGEYEGLPAKLQNPEWKPDFGPAEFNEKAGATAVGARDFLVAFNVNLNTTSTRRANAIAYDVREKGRPMREGDPITGKIVKDEQGNPVYIPGTLKAVKAIGWYIEEYGIAQISMNLTNISITPVHVAFDEVCRKAEARGVRVTGSELVGLIPLKAMLDAGRYFLAKQQRSLGVDDDELIRIAIRTMGLDELKPFRPEEKIIEYVLAAKQKEKLLIDLSAKGFVNLTASESPAPGGGSVAAYAGALGAALGTMVANLSSHKRGWDARWEYFSQWAEKGQQIKKQLLFLVDEDTRAFNKVMDAFGLPNKTEAEKQQRQQAIQAASEYATLVPLKVIQTAMEAFPLIEAMAREGNPNSVSDAGVGALCIRTAVQGALLNVKINAAGLKNRDFAQEKLAEAEALAAEADKKEAEILAVVNQVIAGQ; via the coding sequence ATGATGCAACAACTTATCGAATGCGTTCCCAATTTCAGCGAGGGGCGCGACATGGGCATTATCCGCCAGATTACCGCTCAGATTGAATCTGTTGAAGGGGTTAGCCTGCTTGATGTCGATCCGGGGGCAGCCACCAACCGCACGGTGGTAACTTTTGTGGGCACACCCGACGAAGTGCTCGAAGCGGCCTTCCGGGCTGTTAAAAAAGCTGCGGAGCTCATCGATATGCGCAGGCACAAGGGCGAGCATCCCCGCATGGGCGCCACAGATGTGTGTCCTTTTATCCCTGTGGCCAACATCAGCATGGAAGAAGTGGCCGCACTGGCCCGTAAACTGGCCGAACGCATCGGCAACGAGCTTGGCATACCCGTTTATTGCTACGAGAACGCTGCCTTCAAACCCGAGCGTCGCAACCTGGCCAACTGCAGGGCAGGGGAGTACGAAGGGCTGCCGGCCAAATTGCAAAATCCGGAATGGAAACCCGATTTTGGTCCGGCCGAATTCAACGAGAAAGCCGGAGCCACCGCGGTGGGTGCGCGCGATTTTCTGGTGGCCTTCAATGTCAACCTCAATACCACCAGCACCCGCAGGGCCAATGCCATTGCCTATGATGTGCGCGAAAAAGGCCGTCCGATGCGCGAGGGCGATCCCATTACCGGCAAAATCGTGAAAGACGAGCAGGGCAATCCGGTTTATATCCCCGGCACCCTGAAGGCAGTCAAAGCTATTGGCTGGTATATCGAAGAATACGGCATTGCCCAGATTTCGATGAACCTCACCAACATCAGCATCACACCCGTGCATGTGGCCTTCGACGAAGTGTGCCGCAAAGCAGAAGCCAGAGGTGTAAGAGTGACCGGGTCAGAACTCGTTGGCTTGATTCCGCTCAAAGCCATGCTCGATGCCGGCAGGTATTTTCTGGCCAAACAGCAGCGCTCGCTTGGCGTGGACGATGACGAACTCATCAGGATTGCCATCAGGACGATGGGTCTCGACGAACTCAAACCTTTTCGTCCCGAAGAGAAGATTATCGAATATGTGTTGGCCGCCAAACAAAAAGAAAAACTGCTCATTGACCTCAGCGCCAAAGGATTTGTCAACCTCACCGCATCCGAATCCCCGGCACCGGGCGGCGGAAGCGTGGCGGCTTATGCAGGTGCCCTGGGCGCTGCCCTGGGAACCATGGTGGCTAACCTTTCCAGCCACAAAAGAGGATGGGACGCGCGCTGGGAATATTTCTCGCAATGGGCCGAAAAAGGACAGCAGATCAAAAAGCAACTGCTTTTTCTGGTGGATGAAGACACCCGCGCCTTCAACAAGGTGATGGATGCCTTTGGTTTGCCGAACAAGACGGAAGCAGAAAAGCAGCAAAGGCAGCAGGCCATTCAGGCAGCTTCGGAATATGCCACCCTTGTTCCGCTTAAGGTGATACAAACAGCCATGGAGGCTTTTCCGCTGATTGAGGCCATGGCCCGCGAGGGAAATCCCAATTCGGTGAGCGATGCTGGTGTGGGTGCCTTGTGCATCCGCACAGCCGTGCAGGGCGCCCTGCTCAATGTGAAGATCAATGCAGCAGGACTGAAAAACAGGGACTTCGCTCAGGAAAAGCTGGCCGAGGCCGAAGCTCTGGCAGCCGAAGCAGATAAAAAGGAAGCCGAAATTCTTGCTGTTGTAAATCAGGTGATTGCAGGTCAATAG
- the recR gene encoding recombination protein RecR, with protein sequence MAEYSSILLENAVNELSRLPGIGRKTALRLALHLLREAPSRSELLARSIVDMRMQIKYCARCNNISDSDLCSICINHKRDENVLCVVEDVRDVMAIERTASYNGLYHVLGGVINPVEGIGPADLSIGLLLQRLGSEPVHEVILALPSTIEGDTTAFYLYRQMQEYQLRITTIARGISVGDALEFADEITLGRSIVNRVPYQKSQS encoded by the coding sequence GTGGCTGAATATTCTTCAATACTGCTCGAAAATGCCGTCAATGAGCTTTCGCGTTTGCCTGGCATAGGGCGCAAAACGGCCCTCAGGCTGGCTTTGCACTTGCTCAGGGAGGCCCCATCGCGCAGCGAACTGCTGGCCAGATCGATTGTGGACATGCGCATGCAGATAAAATACTGTGCACGATGCAACAACATCAGCGACAGTGATTTGTGCAGCATCTGCATCAACCACAAACGCGACGAAAACGTGCTTTGTGTGGTGGAAGACGTGCGCGATGTGATGGCTATCGAGCGCACGGCCAGCTACAACGGTCTGTATCATGTGCTTGGGGGTGTGATCAATCCCGTTGAGGGCATCGGGCCGGCCGACCTGAGCATTGGGTTGTTGTTGCAACGTCTGGGTAGCGAGCCGGTTCATGAAGTCATTCTGGCCTTACCCTCTACCATCGAGGGCGATACCACCGCTTTTTACCTTTACCGGCAGATGCAGGAATACCAACTGCGCATCACCACCATTGCCCGTGGGATAAGCGTGGGCGATGCCCTTGAGTTTGCCGACGAAATCACCCTCGGCAGATCGATCGTCAACAGGGTGCCCTACCAGAAAAGCCAGAGCTGA
- the ftsY gene encoding signal recognition particle-docking protein FtsY translates to MGLFSFFSRDKKEDLEKGLEKTRESVFSKISKALVGKSKVDDEVLDELEEILITSDVGVQTTLKIIERIEKRVSRDKYLNASELNGILKQEIAALLMENNSGDGDDFELPAGIKPYVIMVVGVNGVGKTTTIGKLAYNFKLAGKQVVLGAADTFRAAAVDQIKIWGERAGVQVVSQGMGADPASVAYETVKHAMQMGADVAIIDTAGRLHNKVNLMRELSKIRTVMQKLIPDAPHEVLLVLDGSTGQNAFEQATQFTAATEVNALALTKLDGTAKGGVVIGISDQFKIPVKYIGIGEKISDLQVFNRKAFVESLFKNS, encoded by the coding sequence ATGGGTTTGTTTTCGTTTTTTAGCCGCGACAAGAAAGAAGACCTCGAAAAAGGTTTGGAAAAGACCCGCGAAAGTGTTTTTTCCAAAATCTCCAAAGCCCTGGTGGGCAAATCGAAAGTGGACGATGAGGTGCTCGACGAGCTGGAGGAAATCCTCATCACCTCTGATGTGGGCGTGCAGACTACCCTGAAAATCATCGAGCGCATCGAGAAACGTGTTTCGCGCGACAAATACCTCAACGCCAGCGAGTTGAATGGTATTCTCAAACAGGAGATTGCTGCCTTGCTTATGGAAAACAATTCGGGCGACGGAGACGATTTCGAACTGCCGGCAGGCATCAAGCCCTATGTGATCATGGTCGTGGGTGTGAATGGGGTGGGTAAAACAACCACCATCGGTAAGCTGGCTTATAATTTCAAGCTGGCCGGAAAACAGGTTGTGCTCGGTGCAGCTGATACTTTTCGTGCTGCTGCGGTGGATCAGATCAAAATCTGGGGCGAGCGTGCCGGAGTGCAGGTTGTGAGCCAGGGAATGGGAGCCGACCCGGCTTCCGTGGCCTACGAAACCGTTAAACATGCCATGCAAATGGGGGCTGATGTGGCCATCATCGACACTGCAGGTCGCCTTCACAACAAGGTGAACCTCATGCGCGAGCTGAGCAAAATCCGCACTGTGATGCAAAAACTGATTCCCGATGCTCCGCACGAGGTGCTCCTGGTGCTCGACGGCAGCACCGGACAGAATGCCTTCGAGCAGGCCACACAGTTTACCGCTGCCACCGAGGTCAATGCCCTTGCCCTGACCAAACTCGATGGAACAGCCAAAGGCGGCGTGGTCATCGGCATTTCTGATCAGTTCAAGATACCGGTGAAATACATCGGCATAGGCGAAAAAATCAGCGACCTCCAGGTCTTCAACCGCAAAGCCTTTGTGGAAAGCCTTTTCAAAAACTCCTGA
- a CDS encoding DUF4295 domain-containing protein, with product MAKKVVATLQTQGKQFAKVIQMKRSEKTGAYTFVETIVPNDKVQEFLSKR from the coding sequence ATGGCAAAGAAAGTAGTTGCAACCCTGCAGACCCAGGGAAAACAATTTGCAAAGGTGATTCAGATGAAACGTTCGGAGAAAACCGGCGCCTACACCTTTGTCGAAACCATCGTTCCCAACGACAAAGTTCAGGAGTTCCTGAGCAAAAGATAA
- a CDS encoding toxin-antitoxin system YwqK family antitoxin → MTRTLITLLIILVGGMPQLLSAQNKALTNQTDALGRKTGPWQAYYPNGQLRYTGQFRNDKPTGEFKYFYESGKLRATNTFETDGLRAYHRAYSENGRLVAEGVYFDQQKDSTWRFYSDLDGSLLAEEDYLDNQLHGVSKMYIPGKQQIAELTHYENGRKHGPWKKFFPDGTLMAEGYYEEDEPEGPVIFYHPNGKVQIRGAYKKGLKSGLWETFDEEGNLISKEEYKERGF, encoded by the coding sequence ATGACCCGAACCCTGATAACCCTGCTTATAATCCTTGTCGGCGGAATGCCGCAATTGCTGAGTGCACAAAACAAAGCACTGACAAACCAAACCGATGCCCTTGGTCGGAAAACCGGACCCTGGCAGGCATACTATCCCAACGGGCAATTGCGATATACCGGACAATTCCGGAACGACAAACCCACCGGAGAGTTCAAATATTTTTACGAATCCGGAAAACTCAGGGCTACCAATACCTTCGAAACGGATGGCCTGCGGGCCTACCACAGGGCATATTCCGAAAACGGCCGCCTGGTGGCCGAAGGTGTTTATTTCGATCAGCAAAAGGACAGCACCTGGCGCTTCTACAGCGACCTCGACGGTAGCCTGCTTGCCGAAGAGGACTACCTCGACAACCAACTGCATGGGGTAAGTAAAATGTACATCCCTGGTAAACAGCAGATTGCAGAGCTGACGCATTATGAAAATGGCAGGAAACACGGGCCGTGGAAGAAGTTTTTTCCCGATGGCACCCTCATGGCCGAGGGCTATTATGAAGAGGATGAACCCGAGGGACCGGTAATATTTTATCACCCCAATGGCAAGGTGCAGATCCGGGGAGCATACAAAAAGGGGCTGAAATCAGGGCTTTGGGAAACCTTCGACGAAGAAGGCAACCTCATTTCGAAAGAGGAATACAAAGAGCGGGGATTTTAG
- a CDS encoding imidazolonepropionase: protein MSLLIHNIRQIAGVLGQDVALLKGAEMQDVQTIDQAFLWVEGVKIADFGPMDAPAYRQYLQQAAEVVDARQGWLLPSFCDAHTHLVYPASRELEYVDKIRGLSYEEIAKRGGGILNSARKMSEVSEDQLFEEAMQRLGEIAAYGTGAVEIKSGYGLNTENELKMLRVIRRLREASPLQIVATFLGAHAVPLEYKGRQQEYVDLIINEMIPLVASEDLAEFIDVFCDQGFFTEEDTDRILNAGMKYGLRPKIHANELARSGGIQVGVKYNALSVDHLEYTFDEEIEVLRNSETIPTILPGAAFFLNMPLAPARRMIDAGLPVAFASDFNPGSSPSGNMQLILSMACIQYRLLPAEAINATTINGAAAMDLSHITGSITRGKLANFFITRQMPSLEFLPYYYGTNKVEMAFLNGKQII from the coding sequence ATGTCGTTACTCATACACAATATTCGCCAGATAGCCGGTGTGCTCGGGCAGGATGTGGCCTTGCTCAAAGGCGCTGAAATGCAGGATGTTCAAACCATTGACCAGGCATTTCTGTGGGTCGAAGGAGTCAAGATAGCCGATTTTGGACCCATGGATGCGCCGGCTTACAGGCAATATCTGCAACAGGCTGCAGAGGTTGTGGATGCCCGGCAGGGCTGGCTGCTGCCTTCGTTTTGCGACGCACACACACATCTTGTTTATCCTGCCTCGCGTGAACTCGAATATGTGGACAAAATACGCGGCCTCAGCTATGAGGAGATTGCAAAAAGAGGAGGCGGCATTCTGAATTCGGCGCGTAAGATGTCGGAAGTGTCAGAAGATCAGTTGTTTGAAGAAGCCATGCAACGGCTTGGCGAGATTGCCGCTTACGGCACCGGTGCCGTCGAGATCAAGAGCGGCTACGGTCTGAATACTGAAAACGAGCTGAAGATGCTTAGGGTGATCCGCAGGCTCAGGGAGGCTTCACCTCTGCAGATCGTTGCCACTTTTCTCGGAGCGCATGCCGTTCCGCTGGAGTATAAAGGCCGGCAGCAGGAGTATGTGGATCTGATCATCAACGAGATGATACCTCTTGTGGCTTCGGAAGACCTGGCAGAGTTTATCGATGTGTTTTGCGATCAGGGCTTTTTTACCGAAGAGGACACCGATCGCATCCTGAATGCAGGCATGAAGTATGGCCTGCGGCCAAAGATTCACGCCAACGAGCTGGCACGATCGGGCGGCATTCAGGTGGGGGTAAAATACAACGCCCTTTCGGTGGACCATCTGGAGTACACTTTCGATGAGGAGATAGAGGTGCTGCGCAACTCGGAAACCATCCCGACCATTTTGCCCGGTGCTGCTTTCTTTCTGAATATGCCGCTTGCGCCGGCACGTCGGATGATTGACGCCGGCCTTCCGGTGGCTTTTGCAAGCGATTTCAATCCGGGAAGCTCGCCATCGGGCAATATGCAGCTCATTTTGAGCATGGCCTGCATTCAGTACCGCCTGCTGCCGGCCGAAGCCATCAATGCCACCACCATCAACGGTGCGGCGGCCATGGACCTCAGCCATATCACCGGTAGCATCACCCGCGGCAAACTGGCCAACTTTTTCATAACCCGCCAGATGCCCAGCCTGGAATTCCTTCCTTATTATTATGGTACGAACAAAGTGGAGATGGCATTCCTGAACGGAAAGCAAATTATCTGA
- the rimO gene encoding 30S ribosomal protein S12 methylthiotransferase RimO, translating into MNKKRIDIVTLGCSKNTVDSEHLAALINPEQYQVSFDTGKPADVVIINTCGFIGDAKEQSVDTILQYADLRKRKKIDRLIVMGCLSERYGAELKREIHEVDAFFGANDMQSVALHLGSDPSLVNTIYQYKRSLSTPKHYAYLKISEGCDRTCSFCAIPLMRGKHVSVPMEQLVAEAENLAQNGVKELVLIAQDLTYYGIDRNGKRQIAQLIDKLGEIPGIEWIRLQYAYPYQFPMDLLQLIDQHPKVCRYLDMPLQHISDRVLRSMRRFVTKAQTLRLIESIREKVPGLAFRTTLIAGYPGETEEEFQELYQFVENQRFERLGVFAYSHEEGTRAHQLEDNVPEEVKQERVNQLMELQQEISLEHNSRLIGKNLKVLIDRIESGHYVGRTEFDSPEVDNEVLIPVHDHKLQVGNFYEVKIDKADYFDLYGSVNS; encoded by the coding sequence ATGAACAAGAAGCGGATTGACATCGTAACCCTCGGTTGTTCAAAAAATACCGTTGACTCTGAACACCTTGCCGCACTCATCAATCCCGAACAATATCAGGTGAGTTTCGACACCGGCAAGCCCGCCGATGTGGTTATCATCAACACCTGTGGCTTTATTGGTGATGCCAAAGAACAGTCGGTGGACACCATCCTGCAGTATGCCGACCTTCGCAAGCGCAAAAAAATTGATCGGCTCATTGTGATGGGCTGCCTTTCGGAACGTTACGGTGCGGAACTTAAGCGCGAAATCCACGAGGTGGATGCATTTTTCGGGGCCAACGATATGCAATCTGTGGCTTTGCACCTGGGAAGCGATCCGTCGCTGGTGAACACGATCTACCAGTACAAGCGTAGCCTCTCCACACCAAAGCATTACGCATATCTCAAGATATCAGAAGGTTGCGACCGCACCTGCAGCTTCTGCGCCATTCCGCTCATGCGGGGCAAGCATGTTTCGGTGCCTATGGAGCAATTGGTGGCCGAAGCCGAAAATCTGGCCCAAAACGGGGTCAAAGAACTTGTCCTTATTGCTCAGGACCTGACCTACTACGGCATCGACCGCAACGGCAAACGACAGATCGCCCAGCTGATCGATAAACTTGGCGAGATTCCCGGAATTGAATGGATCAGGCTTCAATACGCCTATCCCTACCAGTTTCCGATGGATTTGCTCCAGCTCATCGACCAGCACCCCAAGGTTTGCCGCTATCTCGACATGCCCCTGCAACACATCAGCGACCGCGTGCTGCGATCGATGCGGCGTTTTGTGACCAAGGCCCAGACGCTCAGGCTCATCGAAAGTATTCGTGAAAAAGTTCCCGGCCTGGCTTTCCGCACTACCTTGATTGCCGGCTATCCCGGAGAGACCGAAGAAGAATTTCAGGAACTTTATCAGTTTGTTGAAAATCAGCGGTTCGAGCGACTGGGCGTATTTGCCTACAGCCACGAGGAGGGTACACGTGCCCACCAGCTCGAGGACAATGTGCCGGAAGAAGTGAAGCAGGAACGCGTGAATCAACTGATGGAGCTGCAGCAGGAAATCTCGCTCGAGCACAACAGCCGGCTTATCGGCAAAAACCTCAAAGTGCTCATCGATCGCATCGAAAGCGGACATTATGTGGGCCGTACCGAGTTCGACTCTCCGGAAGTGGACAACGAGGTGCTCATTCCCGTACACGACCACAAACTTCAGGTGGGCAACTTTTATGAGGTGAAAATCGACAAGGCAGACTATTTCGACCTCTATGGGTCTGTAAATAGCTGA
- the rpmG gene encoding 50S ribosomal protein L33: protein MAKKQKEARIQVILECTEHKNSGMPGTSRYITTKNKKNTPERLELRKYNPILKKVTVHKEIK from the coding sequence ATGGCCAAGAAACAGAAAGAAGCACGGATTCAGGTGATTCTCGAATGCACCGAGCACAAAAACAGTGGTATGCCGGGCACTTCGCGCTACATAACTACCAAAAACAAAAAGAATACGCCTGAGCGTCTGGAGTTGCGCAAATACAACCCAATCCTCAAAAAGGTTACCGTTCACAAAGAAATTAAATAA